A region of the Candidatus Delongbacteria bacterium genome:
CCCGCCGCTTGGAACGGCGGAGCCAAGCTCAGGCTTCAGCGCCATGGGCAAAGACCAGTGGCGCGCCCCGGGGCGGCCCCAGCAGGGCGCCCTCCGCGTAGACCACGCGGCCGCGGATGATGGTGCGTGAGACGCGGCCGCGCAGCCGCCGGCCGTGGAAGGAGCTCCAGCCGCAGCGGCTCTGCAGGTTCTCCTCATCCAAGACCCACTCGGCGGCCGGGTCCAGCACGGTGAAATCGCCCCGCGCGCCCGGCTCGATGCGACCCTTGCCCTCCATTCCGAAGGCCCGGGCGGGGCCTTCCCCCAGCACGGCCACCAAACGCTCCAGGCCGATGGCACCCCGCAGCACCTGATCCAACAGGAGGGGCAGCAGGGTTTCCGTGCCCGGCATGCCGCTGGGCGCGCCCGGGTAGGGCAGGGCTTTCTGGGTCCGCGTGTGCGGCGCGTGATCGCTGCCCAGCACGTGGATCAACCCGTCCTGGAAGGCCTGCCAGAGCGCCGCCCGGTGCCGCTCCTCGCGGATCGGCGGGTTCATCACCGCCCGCCAGCCCAGTTCCTCATAGCAGTCCGGCGCGGCCAGCAGCAGGTGCTGGGGAGTCAATTCGGCCGTGACCCGCCCACCCAGCACGCCCGCGGGCAGGGCGCGCAGCAGGTCCATCTCTTCGGCGCTGTTCATGTGCAGGATGTGCACGGGCCGGCCAGTCGCCTCCGAGGCGGCCAGCAGCCGGGCCACGGCCAGCCGGGCACTCTCGGGATCGCGCAGCACGGGATGCCAGCGCGGGTGGTCCGCCTCCGAATGGGCGGCCTTCAGTGCCTTCAGGCGCGGCTCGTCCTCCGCGTGCACGGACACGCGTGAGACACCGTGGGCGAGGGCCCGCCGCAGGCCGTCGTCGTCGGGCAGCAGCAGCGCGCCCGTGGAGGAACCCATGAAGATCTTCACGCCGCAGCAGCCGGGCAACCGCTCCAGTTCCGCCAACTGCTCCACGTTCTCGGGCGAGGCGCCCATGAAGAAGCCGAAGTCGCACCAGCAGCGCTGGGTGGCACGGGCCACCTTGTCCGCCAGCGTCTCGGCCGTGATGGTGAGGGGCTTGGTGTTGGGCATTTCCAGGAAGGCCGTCATCCCGCCGGCCACCGCCGCGCGGCTGCCACTCTCCAGGTCTTCCTTCTCCGGGTGACCCGGCTCGCGGAAGTGCACCTGGGTGTCCACCAGCCCGGGCAGCACCCAGAGATCCCCCAGTTCCAGCCGCGGCAGGTCGGTAGCCGCTCCTTCGCCCGGCCGGCCGACACGGATCACGCGGCCGGCGCGCACCTCCAGCTCGGCGGGCTGCAGCGCGCCGTCCAGCCAGATCTGGCGGCCGCTGAGCAACAGGTCCTGTCCGTGGAGATCGGGCATGGTGACTCCGGAAATTGCGCGGCCTCAGGCGCTGAACAGCCGCTCGCGGAACATGAAGAACACGGCGCCCAGGATGCAGAGGGCGGCCCAGAGGTAGTCCAGCTTGACGGGCTCTTTCAGGTAGAACAGCGAGAAGGGCACGAAGACCGTCAGCGTGATGACCTCCTGGAGGATTTTCAACTGCGGAACGCTGAGCACCTGGTGGCCGATGCGATTGGCCGGCACCTGCAGCAGGTACTCGAACAGCGCGATTCCCCAGCTCAGCAGCGCGGCCACGATCCAAGGCTTGTGGCTGAGGTTCTTCAGGTGGGCGTACCAAGCAAAGGTCATGAAGATGTTGCTCAGCG
Encoded here:
- a CDS encoding dihydroorotase; protein product: MPDLHGQDLLLSGRQIWLDGALQPAELEVRAGRVIRVGRPGEGAATDLPRLELGDLWVLPGLVDTQVHFREPGHPEKEDLESGSRAAVAGGMTAFLEMPNTKPLTITAETLADKVARATQRCWCDFGFFMGASPENVEQLAELERLPGCCGVKIFMGSSTGALLLPDDDGLRRALAHGVSRVSVHAEDEPRLKALKAAHSEADHPRWHPVLRDPESARLAVARLLAASEATGRPVHILHMNSAEEMDLLRALPAGVLGGRVTAELTPQHLLLAAPDCYEELGWRAVMNPPIREERHRAALWQAFQDGLIHVLGSDHAPHTRTQKALPYPGAPSGMPGTETLLPLLLDQVLRGAIGLERLVAVLGEGPARAFGMEGKGRIEPGARGDFTVLDPAAEWVLDEENLQSRCGWSSFHGRRLRGRVSRTIIRGRVVYAEGALLGPPRGAPLVFAHGAEA
- a CDS encoding DMT family protein produces the protein MSMIWRSIGLLALSNIFMTFAWYAHLKNLSHKPWIVAALLSWGIALFEYLLQVPANRIGHQVLSVPQLKILQEVITLTVFVPFSLFYLKEPVKLDYLWAALCILGAVFFMFRERLFSA